A genome region from Solirubrobacter pauli includes the following:
- a CDS encoding helix-turn-helix transcriptional regulator, with the protein MPTINTLRDLALAAKRRRLDLHLSQAEVAHRAEVSRQWVNAFERGKGTSELQLVLRLLSALDLRLSVDVHGENQEVDRTTSRRVDLDAVLDDLRRHE; encoded by the coding sequence GTGCCGACGATCAACACGCTCAGGGACCTGGCGTTGGCTGCCAAGCGACGACGACTCGACCTTCATCTCAGCCAGGCCGAGGTGGCGCATCGTGCGGAGGTGTCGCGGCAGTGGGTGAACGCATTCGAACGCGGGAAGGGCACTTCCGAGCTGCAACTGGTGCTTCGACTGCTCAGCGCGCTGGATCTGCGTCTCAGCGTCGACGTGCACGGCGAGAACCAGGAGGTCGACCGGACCACAAGCAGACGGGTGGATCTGGACGCGGTGCTCGACGACCTTCGTCGACATGAGTGA
- a CDS encoding HtaA domain-containing protein, whose product MTRNLIAGAAAVLLLAAAPAAHAQTPLASGTTTLKLDRAVARTLSANGVRVAPIKPARGNVSFPVTGGSLDGARGTIEHSGGLRFSAGGKSLSARSFTIKLARRSTLTARVGSTRVTLLTVDAKRAKITRAGLATRISGVRVALSAAAAKALNRTFGVHLFRAGLELGSVSVRVEPETVSLASGSTSLTLDPGAGAALQSLGIAAAPIGSDALAFPITGGSVNAKTYAGTIEHSGGIALTKGATRVELTSFTIGIDDTPELTALVGGQRVPILSVDLSALKASVKGRTITLDGAALKLTAAAAGALNQAFGTTAFTEGLLLGTATVKATAE is encoded by the coding sequence TTGACCAGAAACCTCATCGCCGGGGCCGCGGCTGTCCTGCTGCTGGCCGCGGCGCCCGCTGCGCATGCTCAGACCCCGCTCGCGTCAGGCACCACGACGCTGAAGCTGGACCGCGCCGTCGCCCGCACGCTGAGCGCGAACGGCGTCCGCGTCGCGCCGATCAAGCCCGCGCGCGGCAACGTGTCGTTCCCGGTCACCGGCGGGTCGCTGGACGGTGCGCGCGGCACGATCGAGCACTCCGGCGGCCTGCGCTTCTCGGCCGGCGGCAAGTCGCTGAGCGCCCGCTCATTCACGATCAAGCTGGCGCGCAGGTCGACCCTCACCGCTCGTGTCGGCAGCACGCGCGTGACGCTGCTGACCGTTGACGCCAAGCGCGCCAAGATCACCCGCGCGGGCCTCGCCACGCGGATCTCGGGCGTGCGCGTCGCGCTCAGCGCCGCGGCCGCCAAGGCGCTCAACCGGACGTTCGGCGTGCACCTGTTCCGCGCCGGGCTGGAGCTGGGCAGCGTCAGCGTGCGCGTCGAGCCGGAGACGGTCTCGCTCGCGTCCGGCTCCACCTCGCTCACGCTCGACCCGGGCGCCGGCGCCGCGCTGCAGAGCCTCGGGATCGCCGCCGCCCCGATCGGCAGCGACGCGCTCGCGTTCCCGATCACGGGCGGGAGCGTCAACGCGAAGACGTACGCCGGCACGATCGAGCACTCCGGCGGGATCGCGCTGACCAAGGGCGCCACGCGCGTCGAGCTGACGAGCTTCACCATCGGCATCGACGACACGCCGGAGCTGACCGCGCTCGTCGGCGGGCAGCGCGTGCCGATCCTGAGCGTCGACCTGTCGGCGCTGAAGGCGTCGGTCAAGGGCCGCACGATCACGCTCGACGGCGCCGCCCTGAAGCTCACCGCCGCGGCCGCCGGCGCCCTCAACCAGGCGTTCGGCACGACCGCGTTCACCGAAGGCCTGCTGCTCGGCACGGCCACCGTCAAAGCCACCGCGGAGTGA
- a CDS encoding LysE family translocator translates to MPSPDLLAFFAATTLALLLIPGPSVLFIVARTLEHGRRGGLTSMLGVESGALLHVLAATAGLGALVAASPSALLVLKLAGAAYLVWLGVRALRGRTDLSAAPGGDGRLYRQGLLVDALNPKTAMFFVAFLPQFVDPAGNVPLQTLIFGLVFVALATLTDTTYALLAGAVAERVRRRTKHLSRAAGAAYLGLAGSLAI, encoded by the coding sequence ATGCCCTCCCCAGACCTCCTCGCCTTCTTCGCCGCCACCACCCTGGCGCTGCTGCTGATCCCGGGCCCGTCCGTGCTGTTCATCGTCGCGCGGACGCTCGAGCACGGGCGCCGCGGCGGGCTGACGTCGATGCTCGGCGTCGAGAGCGGCGCGCTGCTGCACGTGCTGGCGGCGACCGCCGGCCTCGGCGCGCTCGTGGCGGCCTCGCCGAGCGCGCTGCTCGTGCTCAAGCTCGCGGGCGCCGCCTACCTGGTGTGGCTGGGCGTGCGCGCGCTGCGCGGCCGGACCGACCTCTCGGCGGCCCCGGGCGGTGACGGCAGGCTCTACCGCCAGGGCCTGCTCGTGGACGCGCTGAACCCGAAGACCGCGATGTTCTTCGTCGCGTTCCTCCCCCAGTTCGTCGACCCGGCGGGCAACGTCCCGTTGCAGACGCTGATCTTCGGCCTCGTGTTCGTCGCGCTGGCCACGCTCACCGACACCACCTACGCGCTGCTGGCGGGCGCGGTCGCCGAGCGCGTGCGGCGCCGCACGAAGCACCTGTCGCGCGCGGCGGGCGCGGCCTACCTGGGCCTCGCCGGGTCGCTGGCGATCTAG
- a CDS encoding patatin-like phospholipase family protein has translation MQNGLVLPGGGARGAYEAGALSILLPALEARGERVDIVCGTSVGGINAAVVAAVAALPAREQALTFLERWRSVRKGSVIRPVIGVGTGIGLARLAGELLELPGLRAASLLDPSPLAHSLSRWIDWDALHANVAGRAIDAVCVVATSVERGVPVGFVESAARPPRGDHEIEYVHTRLDGRHVRASAAIPLLFPPVEVTAPLGAAGHYVDGATRLNAPISPALALGAERVIVVGYEPFAVAHPPGRAATPRLADVAANALDGLLLDQVAHDVRRMLAVNAFFAEHATTGTSRAARAYREAQGRPPYRRVSYALVSPERRGEIGALAEATYRERYGGLKALRSLDFALLSRLLGGGAAAARGELLSFIFFDEVFIERLLELGRRDARRWLDAHPGFWSADAGAVGFEAPAVSPDAIALDEFRARRR, from the coding sequence GTGCAGAACGGTCTGGTCCTCCCCGGCGGCGGGGCGCGCGGCGCGTACGAGGCCGGCGCCCTCTCGATCCTGCTCCCCGCGCTCGAGGCGCGCGGGGAGCGGGTCGACATCGTCTGCGGGACGAGCGTCGGCGGCATCAACGCGGCGGTCGTCGCGGCCGTGGCGGCGTTGCCCGCGCGTGAGCAGGCGCTGACGTTCCTGGAGCGCTGGCGCTCCGTCCGCAAGGGGTCGGTGATCCGGCCGGTGATCGGCGTCGGCACCGGGATCGGGCTCGCGCGCCTCGCGGGCGAGCTGCTCGAGCTGCCGGGGCTGCGGGCGGCCTCGCTGCTGGACCCGTCGCCGCTCGCGCACAGCCTCAGCCGCTGGATCGACTGGGACGCGCTGCACGCCAACGTCGCGGGGCGCGCGATCGACGCGGTCTGCGTCGTGGCCACGTCGGTCGAGCGCGGCGTGCCGGTGGGGTTCGTCGAGAGCGCGGCCCGGCCACCCCGCGGCGATCACGAGATCGAGTACGTGCACACGCGGCTCGACGGCCGCCATGTCCGGGCCAGCGCCGCGATCCCGTTGCTGTTCCCGCCGGTCGAGGTGACCGCGCCGCTCGGCGCCGCGGGGCACTACGTCGACGGCGCCACCCGCTTGAACGCGCCGATCTCCCCCGCTCTGGCGCTCGGCGCCGAACGGGTCATCGTGGTCGGCTACGAGCCGTTCGCCGTCGCGCACCCACCCGGGCGCGCCGCCACGCCGCGGCTGGCCGACGTCGCCGCCAACGCGCTCGACGGGCTGCTGCTGGACCAGGTCGCCCATGACGTGCGCCGGATGCTCGCGGTCAACGCGTTCTTCGCCGAGCACGCGACGACGGGCACGTCGCGCGCGGCCCGCGCGTACCGCGAGGCGCAGGGCCGGCCGCCGTACCGGCGGGTCTCGTACGCCCTGGTGTCGCCGGAGCGGCGGGGCGAGATCGGCGCGCTGGCGGAGGCGACCTACCGCGAGCGCTACGGCGGGCTGAAGGCGCTGCGCTCGCTCGACTTCGCGCTGCTGTCACGGCTGCTCGGCGGCGGGGCCGCGGCCGCGCGCGGAGAGCTGCTGTCGTTCATCTTCTTCGACGAGGTGTTCATCGAGCGGCTGCTCGAGCTCGGCCGCCGGGACGCGCGGCGCTGGCTGGACGCGCACCCGGGGTTCTGGTCGGCCGACGCCGGCGCGGTCGGGTTCGAGGCGCCGGCCGTCAGCCCCGACGCGATCGCGCTCGACGAGTTCCGCGCGCGCCGCCGTTAG
- a CDS encoding anti-sigma factor, translating into MNDATDYLLGEMEPDRIAAFEAALAEDAGLRAEVDALRPVVTRLERLPAEGWDAAAPPPLQLPGLPEPEPTASRRSRRLVLRPVVAGLCAFALLAVGTGLGVLVDRDPDPPTRLVLQPVGDLDVAAKGKVGVRDDRVTVRLTGLKPTDGDEFYELWLLGADKELVGLGSFRVGQDGTAALRLPLPVDPGAFQYFDVSLEAGDGDPGHSGVSVLRGPTTSS; encoded by the coding sequence GTGAACGACGCGACCGACTACCTGCTGGGCGAGATGGAGCCCGACCGGATCGCCGCGTTCGAGGCGGCGCTGGCCGAGGACGCCGGGCTGCGGGCCGAGGTCGACGCGCTGCGGCCGGTGGTCACGCGGCTCGAGCGCCTCCCGGCGGAAGGCTGGGACGCGGCCGCGCCGCCGCCCCTGCAGCTGCCGGGTCTCCCGGAACCCGAGCCGACGGCGTCGCGGCGGTCGCGTCGCCTCGTGCTGCGCCCCGTCGTCGCGGGGCTGTGCGCGTTCGCGCTGCTCGCCGTCGGCACGGGCCTCGGCGTGCTGGTCGACCGTGACCCGGACCCGCCGACCCGGCTCGTGCTCCAACCCGTCGGCGACCTCGACGTGGCCGCGAAGGGCAAGGTCGGTGTGCGCGACGACCGCGTCACCGTGCGCTTGACCGGGCTCAAGCCGACCGACGGCGACGAGTTCTACGAGCTGTGGCTGCTCGGCGCCGACAAGGAGCTCGTCGGGCTCGGCTCGTTCCGCGTCGGCCAGGATGGCACCGCCGCCTTGCGGCTGCCGCTCCCGGTCGACCCGGGCGCGTTCCAGTACTTCGACGTCTCGCTCGAGGCCGGCGACGGCGACCCCGGGCACTCCGGCGTGTCCGTGCTGCGCGGTCCGACGACCTCCAGCTAA
- a CDS encoding RNA polymerase sigma factor codes for MAFEDRAERRLIKRLARRDPAAVRELYALHGRTTFGFLLRLLGDRAAAEDVQQQVFLEAWQRGDRYDPARGNLLAWLLTIARSRAVDHLRRRVPEPRDPVSAVALADGAEAARIDELLEQWRLVGVLDQLPPEEADLLRRRFYLEQSQSEIAEATGVPLGTVKTRMTRALGRMRELLEADA; via the coding sequence GTGGCCTTCGAAGACCGGGCAGAGCGGCGCCTCATCAAGCGCCTGGCACGCCGTGACCCCGCGGCGGTCCGCGAGCTCTACGCGCTGCACGGCCGCACCACGTTCGGCTTCCTCCTGCGCCTGCTGGGCGACCGCGCGGCCGCCGAGGACGTCCAGCAGCAGGTGTTCCTGGAGGCCTGGCAGCGCGGCGACCGCTACGACCCGGCGCGCGGCAACCTGCTCGCGTGGCTGCTCACGATCGCGCGCAGCCGTGCGGTCGACCATCTGCGCCGGCGCGTGCCCGAGCCGCGTGACCCCGTGTCGGCGGTCGCGCTCGCGGACGGCGCCGAAGCGGCGCGCATCGACGAGCTGCTCGAGCAGTGGCGGCTGGTCGGCGTGCTCGACCAGCTCCCGCCGGAAGAGGCGGACCTGCTGCGACGGCGCTTCTACCTCGAGCAGAGCCAGTCGGAGATCGCGGAGGCGACGGGCGTGCCCCTCGGAACGGTGAAGACCCGCATGACCCGGGCCCTGGGGCGCATGCGCGAGCTGCTGGAGGCAGACGCGTGA
- a CDS encoding STAS domain-containing protein — protein sequence MAEITTEPLGPGTAVVAVTGEITFSNVAALDRQLALALAEATHLVVDLTAVAFIDSSGLSTLLTASARAREDGGTVALVLTQDEPPSIFRFRGVDRLLALYPSREAALAAVS from the coding sequence GTGGCTGAGATCACCACCGAGCCGCTCGGCCCGGGAACGGCCGTCGTCGCCGTGACCGGCGAGATCACGTTCTCGAACGTCGCGGCGCTGGACCGCCAGCTCGCGCTCGCGCTGGCCGAGGCCACCCACCTCGTCGTCGACCTCACGGCCGTGGCCTTCATCGACTCGTCGGGGCTGTCCACGCTGCTCACGGCGAGCGCCCGCGCGCGTGAGGACGGCGGCACCGTCGCCCTCGTGCTCACGCAGGACGAGCCGCCGTCGATCTTCCGCTTCCGCGGCGTGGACCGCCTGCTCGCGCTCTACCCGAGCCGCGAGGCGGCGCTGGCCGCCGTGTCCTGA